One window from the genome of Erwinia sorbitola encodes:
- a CDS encoding (2,3-dihydroxybenzoyl)adenylate synthase has product MTISYSRWPDDLAAKYRAKGYWLDLPLTDILYRHADSSAIAVIDGARRFRYHDLDQQSDRLAASLQRRGLKSGDTALVQLGNVAEFYVTFFALLKIGVAPVNALFSHQRNELSAYALQIQPALLIADRQHSLFSNDDYLHQLQQEIPALKVVALHNENSVTLSLSGLIDADATGFIASPSAADEVAFFQLSGGSTGTPKLIPRTHNDYYYSIRGSVEICEFNPHTRYLNALPAAHNYAMSSPGSLGVFYAGGCVVMANDPSANLCFPLIEQHQVNVAALVPPAVSLWLQAIQEWGSNRALASLELLQVGGAKLSESLAARIQTEIGCQLQQVFGMAEGLVNYTRLDDDQQHILTTQGCPISEDDEVWVADENGNPLPAGETGRLMTRGPYTFRGYYNSPEHNAASFDEEGFYCSGDLIAIAADGYITVQGREKDQINRGGEKIAAEEIENLLLRHDEVIHAALVSMEDSLMGEKSCAFIVARRALKPVVLRRHLRELGVAEFKLPDRIECVDELPLTPVGKVDKKRLRQQLATQQNG; this is encoded by the coding sequence ATGACCATCTCTTATTCTCGCTGGCCGGACGATCTGGCCGCAAAGTATCGTGCTAAAGGGTACTGGCTGGATCTGCCGTTAACGGACATTCTGTACCGCCACGCTGACAGCAGCGCAATTGCCGTCATCGATGGCGCACGCCGCTTCCGCTATCACGATCTGGATCAGCAATCAGATCGTCTGGCCGCTTCACTGCAACGTCGTGGATTAAAATCAGGTGATACTGCGCTGGTGCAGCTGGGTAACGTAGCGGAATTTTACGTAACGTTTTTTGCTCTGCTGAAGATAGGCGTCGCGCCTGTCAATGCCCTGTTCAGCCATCAGCGCAACGAACTGAGCGCTTATGCGCTGCAAATTCAGCCTGCGCTGCTGATTGCCGATCGCCAGCACAGCCTGTTCAGCAACGATGATTACCTCCATCAGCTTCAGCAGGAGATACCCGCGCTGAAAGTGGTGGCACTGCATAACGAGAACAGCGTTACGCTCTCACTCTCTGGCCTGATTGATGCAGATGCCACCGGTTTTATCGCCAGCCCGTCTGCCGCCGATGAAGTGGCTTTCTTCCAGCTTTCCGGTGGCAGCACCGGCACGCCGAAGCTGATCCCGCGCACTCACAATGATTACTACTACAGCATTCGTGGCAGCGTTGAGATCTGTGAATTTAACCCGCACACGCGTTACCTGAACGCCCTGCCTGCTGCCCATAACTATGCGATGAGCTCACCTGGCTCCCTCGGTGTGTTCTACGCAGGCGGCTGTGTGGTAATGGCAAATGACCCGAGTGCTAACCTCTGCTTCCCGCTGATTGAACAGCATCAGGTTAACGTTGCGGCTCTGGTTCCTCCGGCTGTCAGCCTGTGGTTACAGGCAATTCAGGAATGGGGCAGCAACCGCGCACTGGCCTCGCTGGAGCTGCTTCAGGTCGGCGGCGCTAAACTCAGCGAATCGCTGGCAGCACGTATCCAGACTGAAATTGGCTGCCAGCTTCAACAGGTCTTTGGCATGGCTGAAGGCCTGGTCAATTACACCCGTCTTGATGACGACCAGCAGCATATCCTCACCACTCAGGGCTGCCCCATCTCTGAAGATGACGAAGTGTGGGTGGCAGATGAGAATGGTAATCCGCTGCCTGCGGGTGAAACCGGCCGCCTGATGACCCGTGGTCCTTACACCTTTCGCGGCTACTACAACAGCCCGGAGCACAATGCCGCCAGCTTTGACGAAGAAGGCTTCTACTGTTCTGGCGACCTGATCGCCATTGCGGCTGATGGCTATATCACCGTTCAGGGCCGCGAGAAAGATCAGATCAACCGTGGTGGCGAGAAGATCGCCGCAGAAGAGATCGAAAACCTGCTGCTGCGTCATGATGAAGTGATCCATGCCGCTCTGGTATCCATGGAAGACAGCCTGATGGGTGAGAAAAGCTGTGCGTTTATTGTTGCACGTCGTGCACTGAAACCAGTGGTATTGCGCCGTCATCTGCGTGAGCTGGGCGTGGCAGAGTTCAAACTGCCGGATCGTATTGAGTGTGTCGATGAGCTGCCGCTTACCCCGGTGGGCAAAGTGGACAAGAAACGCCTGCGCCAGCAGCTGGCCACTCAGCAGAACGGATAA
- a CDS encoding isochorismate synthase, which translates to MESLTSESTLQFASQAAASGFFYMSPWRSLAAQGCFTTVTTPAFGGESLQSGFQQEIQQRFLDAKRQGIAHPVLVGAIPFDASQPSSLFIPESSQYFDRKAFLQQMGPPRSELPEIVRRTALPEQEAFMQMVSKAVAATAAQQLDKVVLSRLMEIVTTEQIDIANLMTRLMTQNPGSYNFHVALPEGGSLLGASPELLMRKHDSRYYTHPLAGSARRESDTEKDRLAGQQLMASTKDRYEHKLVTDAMRDVLHPRSAHLALPATPELLTTSTLWHLGTAIEGEVSQKADTALSLACLLHPTPALSGFPHTTAQQLIAELEPFNRGLFGGIVGWCDEHGNGEWVVTIRCGKVNGNRVRLFAGAGIVPASSPESEWRETGVKLNTMLRAFGLN; encoded by the coding sequence ATGGAATCGTTAACGTCAGAAAGTACGCTACAGTTTGCCTCACAGGCCGCCGCCAGTGGCTTTTTCTATATGTCACCATGGCGCAGCCTGGCAGCACAAGGCTGCTTTACCACCGTCACTACTCCGGCATTCGGTGGAGAGTCACTACAAAGTGGATTTCAACAAGAGATCCAGCAGCGATTCCTTGATGCGAAACGCCAGGGAATTGCCCATCCGGTACTCGTTGGGGCGATTCCCTTCGATGCCAGCCAGCCGTCTTCCCTGTTTATCCCTGAATCCAGCCAGTATTTCGATCGCAAAGCGTTTTTACAGCAAATGGGGCCCCCCAGGAGTGAGCTTCCTGAGATCGTACGCCGCACTGCCCTGCCGGAGCAGGAAGCATTTATGCAGATGGTCAGTAAGGCCGTTGCCGCCACGGCTGCACAACAGCTGGATAAAGTGGTGCTATCACGTCTGATGGAAATCGTCACCACAGAGCAGATCGATATCGCTAATCTGATGACTCGCCTGATGACGCAGAACCCCGGAAGCTACAACTTCCACGTTGCCCTTCCTGAAGGGGGTTCTCTGCTGGGCGCCAGCCCTGAGCTGCTGATGCGTAAGCATGACAGCCGCTACTACACCCACCCCCTGGCTGGTTCAGCCCGTCGTGAAAGCGATACGGAGAAAGATCGTCTGGCAGGGCAACAGCTGATGGCGTCCACTAAAGACCGCTATGAACATAAGCTGGTAACCGATGCCATGCGCGATGTGCTGCATCCCCGCAGCGCTCACCTTGCACTGCCAGCCACGCCGGAGCTGCTGACCACGTCGACGCTCTGGCATCTGGGCACGGCCATTGAAGGCGAAGTAAGCCAGAAGGCTGACACTGCACTATCGCTGGCCTGTCTGCTGCATCCGACCCCGGCCCTCAGCGGCTTCCCTCACACCACCGCGCAGCAACTGATCGCCGAGCTGGAGCCGTTCAACCGCGGTCTGTTTGGCGGCATCGTCGGCTGGTGCGATGAGCACGGCAACGGTGAGTGGGTAGTCACCATCCGCTGCGGCAAAGTCAACGGTAACCGCGTACGTCTGTTCGCCGGTGCAGGTATCGTCCCGGCCTCCAGTCCGGAATCGGAATGGCGGGAAACCGGCGTCAAACTAAACACCATGCTTCGGGCATTTGGCCTGAACTAA
- the pmrB gene encoding two-component system sensor histidine kinase PmrB: MNSMRRRLMIMLALILMSCQLMSAFWLWHESREQISFLVNETLSAHARNEQVENEIREAIASLLLPSLVMVGFTLLLSFWAISWIIRPLRALQTSLVTRSADNLSPLPLYSEMDEIVAVTGALNQLLGRLDHTLQQERLFTADAAHELRTPLAGLRLHLELLEQEGVKQGPMLVERIDQLMHVIEQLLMLSRAGQALASGHYQTLNWHDIIDPLRQEMDELLALRQQQLIVTSTTVRTVQGDAVLLRLMLRNLLENASRYSPEGSTITLLLEDDKDGSRATVRDEGTGIDAAAVNDAIKAFRRMDQRYGGSGLGLNIVQRIVQIHHGELSLTNRSDRSGLNASCWLPENLG; the protein is encoded by the coding sequence ATGAACAGCATGCGTCGGCGTTTAATGATAATGCTGGCGTTGATCCTGATGAGCTGTCAGCTGATGAGCGCCTTCTGGCTATGGCACGAAAGTCGCGAACAAATCAGTTTTCTGGTCAATGAAACACTCTCTGCCCACGCCCGTAATGAGCAGGTGGAGAATGAAATCCGCGAAGCCATCGCCTCCCTGCTTCTGCCTTCTCTGGTGATGGTGGGCTTTACCCTTCTGCTCTCTTTCTGGGCAATCAGCTGGATTATTCGCCCGCTGCGCGCACTGCAAACAAGCCTGGTAACACGCTCTGCTGACAATCTCTCACCCCTGCCGCTCTACTCTGAAATGGATGAGATCGTGGCTGTTACCGGCGCATTAAACCAGCTGCTTGGTCGTCTTGACCATACGCTACAGCAGGAGCGACTGTTCACTGCCGATGCGGCACACGAACTGCGCACGCCGCTGGCGGGCCTGCGTTTGCATCTTGAACTGCTGGAACAGGAAGGGGTGAAACAGGGGCCAATGCTGGTTGAACGTATCGATCAGCTGATGCACGTTATTGAGCAACTTTTAATGCTGTCACGCGCCGGTCAGGCCCTGGCAAGCGGCCATTATCAGACCCTGAACTGGCACGATATTATTGACCCTCTACGGCAGGAAATGGACGAGCTGCTGGCTCTGCGGCAACAGCAGCTTATTGTCACCAGTACAACCGTGCGCACGGTACAGGGAGATGCGGTACTGTTGAGACTGATGCTGCGTAACCTGCTGGAGAACGCCTCACGCTACAGTCCCGAAGGCAGCACTATCACGCTGCTGCTGGAAGATGACAAGGACGGCAGCCGGGCTACTGTGCGCGATGAAGGTACAGGCATTGATGCCGCTGCGGTGAACGATGCCATCAAGGCTTTCCGCCGCATGGATCAACGCTATGGCGGAAGTGGCTTAGGTCTGAATATCGTTCAGCGCATTGTGCAAATTCATCATGGTGAGCTCAGTCTGACTAATCGCAGTGACCGTAGTGGACTCAATGCTAGCTGCTGGTTACCTGAGAATCTCGGCTAA
- the pmrA gene encoding two-component system response regulator PmrA, which translates to MKILIVEDDTLLQQGLALALTGEGYAVDCAASAAQATAYVNSGQYSLIVLDLGLPDRDGADLLRQWRKEQIDLPVLILTARDALSDRVDGLDAGADDYLIKPFALVELKARVRALIRRYQGKSDNLLQHGDIALNLSSQQVVVDALPVEVTPKEFSLLTRLLMRIGQTVHRETLQQDLYSWQDDTGSNTLEVHIHNLRRKLGKDRIKTVRGVGYRLEERK; encoded by the coding sequence ATGAAAATACTGATCGTTGAAGATGATACGCTGCTGCAACAAGGATTAGCCCTTGCCCTTACCGGTGAAGGCTATGCTGTTGATTGTGCTGCCAGCGCAGCGCAGGCCACTGCGTATGTTAACAGCGGTCAGTACAGCCTGATCGTACTGGATCTCGGGCTGCCGGATCGTGACGGTGCCGACCTGCTGCGGCAGTGGCGCAAAGAGCAGATCGATCTGCCCGTGTTGATCCTGACAGCAAGGGATGCATTATCCGATCGTGTTGACGGTCTCGACGCCGGAGCGGATGACTATCTGATTAAACCTTTTGCGCTGGTTGAGCTGAAAGCGCGCGTCCGCGCACTGATCCGCCGCTACCAGGGCAAAAGCGATAACCTGCTCCAGCATGGCGATATCGCGCTCAACCTCTCCTCCCAGCAGGTTGTCGTTGATGCGCTGCCTGTGGAGGTAACGCCCAAAGAGTTTTCCCTGCTGACGCGTTTACTGATGCGTATCGGCCAGACGGTTCACCGGGAGACACTCCAGCAGGATCTCTACAGCTGGCAGGATGATACCGGCTCTAATACGCTCGAGGTTCATATCCATAATCTGCGGCGCAAGCTGGGTAAAGATCGGATTAAAACGGTGCGTGGCGTTGGCTACCGCCTGGAAGAACGTAAATGA
- the dacB gene encoding serine-type D-Ala-D-Ala carboxypeptidase: MRFPRIVTGFTCAFMLQAQAAPVEDYTQYLPDGANLALVVQKIGATTPTIDYHSQQMALPASTMKVITALAALLQLGPDYRFHTQLESKGSISGNTLRGDLVARFGGDPTLTRQDLRNMVTALKKQGVVHIDGNLVIDTSVFASHDKAPGWPWNDMTQCFSAPPGAAIVDRNCFSVSLYSAPTPGDKAFIRVASYYPVNMFSEVRTLAKGSPDAQYCELDVVPGELNRFTLTGCLTQRSEPLPLAFAIQDGASYAGAILKAELQNAGIDYTGHLVRQTQVTQPGTVLAEAQSAPLHDLLKIMLKKSDNMIADTVFRTIGHERFGVPGTWRAGSDAVRQILRQKANIDLGNSIQVDGSGLSRHDLISPATMMQVLQYIAQNDEQLNYISMLPLAGYDGTLRYRGGLHEAGVDGKVSAKTGSLQGVYNLAGFMTTASGKRVAFVQFLSGYAVPPEDQRQRRIPLVRFESRLYKDVYQNN; this comes from the coding sequence ATGCGATTTCCACGAATTGTCACCGGCTTTACCTGCGCATTTATGCTGCAAGCGCAGGCTGCGCCCGTAGAAGACTATACCCAATATTTGCCCGATGGCGCCAATCTGGCACTGGTTGTGCAGAAAATAGGCGCGACCACGCCGACGATCGATTATCACAGTCAGCAAATGGCGCTGCCAGCCAGTACCATGAAAGTGATTACCGCTCTGGCTGCTTTATTGCAGCTCGGCCCGGATTATCGTTTCCATACGCAGCTGGAAAGCAAAGGGAGTATAAGCGGTAATACGCTACGCGGCGATCTGGTCGCACGTTTTGGTGGCGATCCCACCCTGACGCGCCAGGACTTACGCAATATGGTCACAGCACTAAAAAAACAAGGTGTAGTGCATATTGACGGCAACCTGGTCATTGATACGTCGGTTTTCGCCAGCCATGACAAAGCCCCCGGCTGGCCATGGAATGACATGACTCAATGCTTCAGTGCACCACCGGGTGCCGCAATTGTTGATCGTAACTGTTTCTCGGTGTCGTTGTACAGTGCGCCAACCCCGGGCGATAAAGCATTTATTCGCGTCGCTTCTTATTATCCGGTCAATATGTTCAGCGAAGTCCGCACGCTGGCCAAAGGTTCTCCGGATGCGCAGTACTGCGAACTGGATGTGGTACCGGGTGAACTTAACCGTTTCACCCTGACCGGCTGTCTGACGCAGCGTTCTGAACCATTACCGCTCGCGTTTGCCATTCAGGATGGGGCCAGCTATGCGGGAGCAATCCTGAAAGCAGAATTGCAAAATGCAGGTATTGACTACACCGGCCATCTGGTAAGGCAGACTCAGGTCACGCAGCCTGGCACGGTGCTGGCTGAGGCGCAGTCGGCCCCGCTGCACGATCTGCTGAAGATTATGCTGAAGAAATCCGACAATATGATCGCTGACACCGTTTTCCGCACTATCGGCCACGAGCGCTTTGGTGTACCAGGCACCTGGCGTGCCGGATCGGATGCGGTGCGTCAGATTCTGCGTCAGAAGGCCAATATCGATCTGGGCAATAGTATACAGGTAGATGGATCCGGGCTGTCGCGCCACGATCTGATTTCCCCTGCAACTATGATGCAGGTGCTACAATATATTGCACAGAATGATGAACAGTTAAATTATATTTCAATGCTGCCACTGGCGGGCTATGACGGCACTTTACGCTATCGTGGCGGTCTGCATGAAGCAGGTGTTGACGGCAAAGTGTCGGCAAAAACTGGTTCCTTGCAAGGTGTGTACAACCTGGCTGGCTTTATGACCACTGCCAGCGGCAAGCGCGTTGCTTTTGTGCAGTTCTTATCCGGATATGCTGTACCGCCGGAAGATCAGCGCCAGCGTCGCATTCCTTTGGTTCGCTTCGAAAGCCGTCTGTATAAAGACGTTTACCAGAACAACTGA
- the greA gene encoding transcription elongation factor GreA — MNQIPMTLKGAEKLREELEELKTVKRPRIIASIAEAREHGDLKENAEYHAAREEQGFCEGRIQEIEAKLSNAQTIDVTKMASNANGRVIFGSTVTVLNVDTDEEFTYRIVGDDEADFKQNLISVNSPMARGLVGKVADDIAIIKTPGGDVEYEILKVEYL, encoded by the coding sequence ATGAACCAGATTCCGATGACGTTAAAGGGCGCCGAAAAGCTGCGCGAAGAGCTGGAAGAGCTGAAAACCGTTAAACGCCCGAGAATTATTGCCTCAATTGCTGAAGCACGGGAGCACGGCGATTTGAAAGAAAACGCAGAATATCATGCTGCTCGTGAAGAGCAGGGGTTCTGTGAAGGCCGCATTCAGGAAATAGAAGCCAAGCTGTCTAATGCCCAGACAATTGATGTCACCAAAATGGCGAGCAATGCCAATGGTCGGGTTATTTTTGGCTCCACGGTGACCGTGTTGAATGTTGATACTGATGAAGAGTTTACCTACCGTATCGTAGGTGACGATGAAGCGGACTTTAAGCAGAATCTTATTTCAGTTAACTCACCGATGGCGCGTGGCCTGGTGGGTAAAGTTGCGGATGACATTGCCATTATTAAAACTCCAGGTGGCGATGTGGAATACGAAATCCTGAAAGTGGAATATCTTTAA
- the yhbY gene encoding ribosome assembly RNA-binding protein YhbY — MNLSTKQKQHLKGLAHPLKPVVMLGNNGLTEGVLAEIEQALEHHELIKVKIATEDRETKALVVEAIVRETRAVNVQVIGKTLVLYRPTKERKISIPR; from the coding sequence ATGAATCTGAGTACCAAACAAAAACAGCACCTCAAAGGTCTTGCCCATCCGCTGAAGCCAGTAGTTATGCTGGGCAACAATGGTTTGACCGAAGGGGTGCTGGCCGAGATCGAACAAGCACTGGAGCACCATGAACTTATCAAGGTGAAAATCGCCACAGAAGATCGTGAGACGAAAGCCCTGGTAGTTGAGGCCATCGTGCGCGAAACGCGTGCAGTCAATGTGCAGGTTATCGGCAAGACGCTGGTACTGTACCGTCCAACGAAGGAACGCAAGATCTCCATTCCGCGCTGA
- the rlmE gene encoding 23S rRNA (uridine(2552)-2'-O)-methyltransferase RlmE, with translation MTGKKRSASSSRWLQEHFSDKYVLQAQKKGLRSRAWFKLDEIQQGDKLFKPGMTVVDLGAAPGGWSQYVVTQIGSKGHVIACDILPMDPIVGVDFLQGDFRDELVLKALLERVGETKVQVVMSDMAPNMTGTPAVDIPRSMYLCELALEMCRDVLAPGGSFLVKVFQGDGFEEYLREIRSLFTKVKIRKPDASRSRSREVYIVATGRKL, from the coding sequence ATGACTGGTAAAAAGCGTTCGGCCAGTTCCAGCCGCTGGCTACAGGAACACTTTAGCGATAAATATGTGCTTCAGGCACAGAAAAAAGGGCTGCGTTCGCGCGCCTGGTTTAAACTTGATGAAATACAGCAAGGCGACAAACTGTTCAAACCTGGAATGACCGTGGTAGATCTCGGTGCAGCTCCGGGTGGTTGGTCGCAATATGTAGTAACGCAGATTGGGTCAAAGGGTCATGTTATCGCTTGTGATATCCTGCCGATGGATCCTATCGTCGGTGTCGATTTCCTTCAGGGCGATTTTCGTGATGAACTGGTGCTCAAAGCTCTGCTGGAACGCGTAGGTGAGACTAAAGTTCAGGTTGTGATGTCAGATATGGCACCCAATATGACAGGTACCCCTGCTGTAGATATTCCCCGGTCAATGTATTTGTGTGAGCTTGCGTTAGAGATGTGCCGTGACGTTCTGGCACCTGGCGGCAGCTTTTTAGTGAAAGTGTTTCAGGGAGATGGCTTTGAAGAATACCTCCGGGAAATTCGCTCCCTGTTTACGAAAGTGAAAATTCGTAAGCCGGACGCTTCGCGCTCTCGTTCGCGTGAAGTGTACATTGTAGCGACAGGGCGCAAACTATAA
- the ftsH gene encoding ATP-dependent zinc metalloprotease FtsH, with protein sequence MAKNLILWLVIAVVLMSVFQSFGPSESNGRRVDYSTFLSEVNQDQVREARINGREINVTKKDSNRYTTYIPVNDPKLLDNLLTKNVKVVGEPPEEPSLLASIFISWFPMLLLIGVWIFFMRQMQGGGGKGAMSFGKSKARMLTEDQIKTTFADVAGCDEAKEEVSELVDYLREPSRFQKLGGKIPKGVLMVGPPGTGKTLLAKAIAGEAKVPFFTISGSDFVEMFVGVGASRVRDMFEQAKKAAPCIIFIDEIDAVGRQRGAGLGGGHDEREQTLNQMLVEMDGFEGNEGIIVIAATNRPDVLDPALLRPGRFDRQVVVGLPDVRGREQILKVHMRRVPLATDIDAAIIARGTPGFSGADLANLVNEAALFAARGNKRVVSMVEFEKAKDKIMMGAERRSMVMTEAQKESTAYHEAGHAIIGRLVPEHDPVHKVTIIPRGRALGVTFFLPEGDAISASRQKLESQISTLYGGRLAEEIIYGVEHVSTGASNDIKVATSIARNMVTQWGFSEKLGPLLYAEEEGEVFLGRSVAKAKHMSDETARIIDQEVKALVETNYKRARVLLGENMDILHAMKDALMKYETIDAPQIDDLMARREVRPPAGWEESGSSNNSDNNGTPKAPRPVDEPRTPNPGNTMSEQLGDK encoded by the coding sequence ATGGCGAAAAACCTGATTCTCTGGTTAGTCATCGCAGTCGTGCTGATGTCTGTATTCCAGAGCTTTGGGCCCAGCGAGTCGAATGGCCGTCGGGTTGATTATTCAACCTTCCTGTCGGAAGTGAACCAGGATCAGGTCCGCGAGGCACGTATTAACGGGCGTGAAATTAACGTAACCAAAAAAGACAGTAACCGATATACGACCTACATTCCCGTCAACGATCCCAAGTTACTCGATAACCTGTTGACTAAAAATGTGAAAGTTGTTGGTGAACCACCAGAAGAGCCGAGCCTGCTGGCGTCGATCTTTATCTCCTGGTTCCCAATGCTGTTACTTATTGGTGTTTGGATCTTCTTTATGCGTCAGATGCAGGGCGGCGGCGGAAAGGGCGCGATGTCCTTCGGCAAGAGCAAGGCCCGCATGCTGACAGAAGACCAAATCAAAACTACCTTTGCTGACGTTGCTGGTTGTGACGAAGCAAAAGAAGAAGTAAGCGAGCTGGTTGATTACCTGCGAGAACCGAGCCGTTTCCAAAAACTCGGTGGTAAAATCCCGAAAGGCGTCCTGATGGTCGGCCCTCCGGGTACGGGTAAAACATTGCTGGCTAAAGCTATTGCTGGCGAAGCGAAAGTCCCTTTCTTTACCATCTCCGGTTCTGACTTCGTTGAAATGTTTGTTGGTGTGGGTGCATCCCGCGTTCGTGACATGTTTGAACAGGCTAAAAAAGCCGCTCCGTGCATTATCTTCATCGATGAAATTGATGCAGTGGGCCGTCAGCGTGGTGCCGGTTTAGGCGGTGGTCATGACGAACGTGAGCAAACCCTGAACCAGATGCTGGTTGAAATGGATGGCTTCGAAGGTAATGAAGGCATCATCGTGATCGCCGCAACTAACCGTCCTGACGTACTTGACCCGGCGCTGCTGCGTCCAGGTCGTTTTGACCGTCAGGTTGTTGTTGGTCTCCCAGATGTTCGCGGTCGTGAACAGATTCTTAAAGTGCATATGCGTCGTGTGCCGCTGGCAACCGATATCGATGCAGCAATCATTGCTCGTGGTACTCCTGGTTTCTCCGGTGCTGACCTGGCTAACCTGGTCAACGAAGCTGCTCTGTTCGCCGCCCGTGGTAACAAGCGTGTGGTGTCGATGGTTGAGTTCGAAAAAGCCAAAGACAAAATCATGATGGGTGCGGAACGTCGCTCCATGGTGATGACTGAAGCGCAGAAAGAGTCTACCGCTTACCACGAAGCTGGCCATGCAATTATTGGCCGTCTGGTTCCAGAGCACGATCCTGTGCATAAGGTGACGATTATTCCTCGTGGCCGCGCACTGGGTGTGACCTTCTTCCTGCCTGAAGGCGACGCGATCAGCGCCAGCCGCCAGAAGCTGGAAAGTCAGATTTCTACCCTTTACGGTGGTCGCCTGGCTGAAGAGATTATCTACGGTGTTGAACATGTTTCTACCGGCGCGTCTAACGACATCAAAGTCGCGACGTCGATTGCCCGTAACATGGTCACGCAGTGGGGCTTCTCTGAGAAACTCGGCCCGTTGCTCTATGCAGAAGAAGAGGGTGAAGTATTCCTCGGTCGTTCTGTTGCTAAAGCCAAGCATATGTCTGATGAAACAGCACGTATCATCGACCAGGAAGTAAAAGCTCTGGTTGAGACTAACTACAAACGTGCCCGTGTGCTCCTTGGTGAGAACATGGATATCCTGCATGCGATGAAAGACGCGCTGATGAAGTATGAAACCATTGATGCTCCGCAGATCGATGACCTGATGGCGCGTCGTGAAGTACGTCCGCCAGCAGGGTGGGAAGAATCAGGCAGCAGCAACAATTCAGACAATAATGGCACGCCAAAGGCTCCGCGTCCGGTCGATGAACCGCGTACGCCAAACCCAGGCAACACCATGTCAGAGCAGTTAGGCGACAAGTAA